AAGTTTATGGTCAATGTCCGAAGCATTTTTTAATTTGATGTGTCGCATCGTTTTTCCTGTTCCTTCCAATAATCCTTTTGGGTCGTTGAGTTTTTCAAAATCTTTGTAAAAACCCAAATTCACGTGATTTTTATTTGATTGTAAATAGGCAAAGTCTTTTGAGGATTTAAAAATAGGTCTGCTCCATTTGAACTCTTCCTTTACGTTTTTCACAGATTGATGAATGAGCGAACGGATGGCTTCCATTACTTCCTTTTGCTCTT
This Bacteroidia bacterium DNA region includes the following protein-coding sequences:
- a CDS encoding DUF1801 domain-containing protein, producing the protein MNEQITAYINNAPKEQKEVMEAIRSLIHQSVKNVKEEFKWSRPIFKSSKDFAYLQSNKNHVNLGFYKDFEKLNDPKGLLEGTGKTMRHIKLKNASDIDHKLLSQWFTVLTQE